One stretch of Toxoplasma gondii ME49 chromosome XI, whole genome shotgun sequence DNA includes these proteins:
- a CDS encoding hypothetical protein (encoded by transcript TGME49_313890) produces MRGSLEWEETRYTNTVGRREVRREKRTREVLETVAVPRVLSSEIREREAHARQHRMVIPRMNSAKVGDLASSQSLPVSMKERPMRKVFVCESVHRILPYGLLVLSAPGDWRFARRCHCPGTRKEVDRFSLSRVDLRRPDHHLLGEEAGLCPFILCSNAIRTHRVLVKKSRLAESQQ; encoded by the coding sequence ATGAGAGGATCGTTGGAGTGGGAGGAGACGCGGTACACAAACACGGTGGGAAGACGAGAGgtccgcagagagaagaggacaagaGAGGTACTGGAAACAGTGGCTGTGCCACGCGTCCTCTCATCCGAGATTCGGGAAAGAGAGGCACACGCAAGACAGCACAGAATGGTAATTCCGAGAATGAATTCGGCGAAAGTGGGGGACTTGGCATCGTCTCAGTCTCTCCCGGTGAGCATGAAAGAGAGACCTATGCGGAAGGTGTTTGTCTGCGAGTCTGTACACAGGATTCTCCCATATGGTCTTCTCGTGTTGTCTGCCCCAGGGGACTGGAGATTCGCGAGACGCTGCCACTGTCCAGGCACCAGGAAGGAAGTGgatcgcttctccctctcacGCGTGGATCTGCGTCGTCCGGACCACCATCTTCTCGGAGAAGAGGCCGGTCTGTGTCCGTTCATTCTATGCTCAAACGCAATACGGACGCATCGGGTTCTGGTCAAAAAAAGCCGTTTAGCCGAGTCCCAGCAATAG
- a CDS encoding nuclear protein-like family protein (encoded by transcript TGME49_313880), translating into MSSLEAVRADGYYYGPEYDPQKHGSLNQYRGSHPLGDRAKKLGEGILVIRFEMPFKVWCIECGCVIDKGVRFNAEKKCIGTYFSTKILEFAFACPKCKAPVAITTDPKNAEYVCSRGVRRKVEAFDAADAETLSLPGVEEREKMHLNPMLKLEARGAGQHADQAEMEQVIEDLIDLSESRSADDYAANAALRERFRLRRAREEKLAKEIRAVGAVKAAALQMKHGEVDDLLAAKQIRFRARKTPLDRLVKKTAMKMTSIFDKRNVVPNKFTSTALQDKALEAGLKLGPALTRTACRKPKATITTHRDSGRRVTGSGA; encoded by the coding sequence ATGTCGTCCCTGGAGGCCGTCCGAGCGGACGGGTACTACTACGGCCCAGAATACGACCCGCAGAAGCACGGAAGTCTAAATCAGTACAGAGGCTCCCACCCTTTGGGAGAtcgcgcgaagaagctggGCGAAGGAATTCTCGTGATTCGCTTCGAAATGCCATTCAAGGTCTGGTGCATCGAGTGCGGCTGCGTCATCGACAAAGGCGTGAGGTTCAACGCCGAGAAGAAGTGCATCGGCACATACTTCTCCACGAAGATCCTCgagttcgccttcgcctgtcCAAAGTGCAAGGCGCCCGTCGCGATCACCACGGATCCGAAGAATGCGGAGTACGTTTGCAGCAGGGGTGTGCGGCGGAAGGTCGAGGCCTTCGacgccgcagacgcagagactctctcgcttccgGGCGTCGAGGAGCGCGAAAAGATGCACCTTAATCCAATGCTCAAGCTGGAAGCGCGCGGCGCAGGGCAACACGCAGACCAGGCTGAGATGGAGCAGGTGATCGAGGACTTGATTGACCTGTCAGAGTCGCGGTCGGCAGACGATTACGCAGCGAATGCGGCACTGCGGGAGCGTTTTCGACTCCgccgcgcgagagaggaaaaactcGCAAAAGAGATCCGAGCGGTCGGCGCTGTGAAGGCTGCGGCTCTGCAGATGAAGCACGGGGAAGTTGATGACTTGTTGGCAGCCAAACAAATCCGTTTCCGGGCTCGGAAGACCCCGCTCGACCGCCTCGTCAAGAAAACCGCCATGAAAATGACTTCCATCTTTGACAAACGAAACGTCGTCCCCAACAAGTTCACGTCAACCGCCCTCCAGGACAAGGCCCTCGAAGCAGGCCTCAAACTCGGCCCTGCCCTCACgcgcactgcatgcaggaaacCAAAGGCGACGATCaccacacacagagacagtggaAGACGCGTTACTGGGTCTGGGGCTTGA